From a region of the Helianthus annuus cultivar XRQ/B chromosome 5, HanXRQr2.0-SUNRISE, whole genome shotgun sequence genome:
- the LOC110942954 gene encoding uncharacterized protein LOC110942954 has translation MGDFNSALNLEDQSMGTSSISVSMREFQACLNDIEVFDINRSGFHFTWNQKPKEGIGLLKKIDRVLGNTAFVVDYPSSVAVFNSYRLSDHCLCILKIPKGGEVKRKSFKFANFLVFKPEFIKIVQKYWETNIDGVHQFRVVKRLRLLKSPLRALLFQQGNLHRDMNTAFFHSTLKNRNYRSRTDVIKDADGIVYEGDQVHSALVKHYEKFLGGQDEISLTPTRDLFSNKLQPEVASYMVHQVTEDEVKNAMFSIGIDKVRVLMATPAYVTDYRPIACCNVLYKCISKIIADRIKVALNGIVSVNQSAFVPGRKISDNILLTQELMHNYHRNSGPPRCAFKVDIQKAYDTVDWSFLKSTLLGFGFNSRMVDWIMVCVGTPSFSVCVNGNVHGYFRGQRGLRQGDPISPYLFTLVMEILTAILKCETSIDSSFRFHNRCERQQIINLCFADDLFMFARGDVNSAKCIMSSLTIFSNMSGLIPSIPKSTVFFCNVPNNVKQSILNILPFVERSLPVRYLGVPLISSRLLYKDCNVLIEKLDSPRVIRDLEARMRNYLWSQDASFRRGKAKVSWKSVCLPKFEGGLEIRRIGDINKALMANHI, from the exons ATGGGTGATTTTAACTCAGCTCTAAATCTTGAAGATCAGTCGATGGGGACTTCGTCTATCTCGGTTAGTATGCGTGAGTTTCAGGCTTGTCTTAATGATATTGAGGTATTTGACATCAACCGTTCAGGATTTCATTTTACTTGGAATCAAAAGCCTAAGGAAGGTATAGGTTTGCTAAAGAAGATTGATAGGGTGCTGGGTAATACGGCTTTTGTGGTTGATTATCCGAGTTCTGTGGCTGTTTTTAACTCATACAGGCTTTCGGACCATTGCCTGTGCATCTTAAAGATCCCGAAAGGTGGAGAGGTTAAACGGAAATCATTTAAATTTGCAAACTTTTTGGTGTTTAAACCAGAATTTATTAAGATTGTTCAAAAATATTGGGAGACGAACATTGATGGTGTTCATCAGTTCCGAGTTGTTAAGAGGCTTCGCTTGTTAAAGTCTCCATTACGAGCTCTTTTATTTCAACAAGGAAATCTCCATC GGGATATGAACACGGCATTCTTCCATTCGACGCTAAAAAACAGGAACTATAGGAGTCGGACTGATGTAATTAAAGATGCCGATGGAATTGTGTATGAGGGGGACCAGGTTCATTCGGCTCTAGTCAAACACTATGAGAAGTTTCTGGGCGGTCAGGATGAGATATCGCTAACACCCACTCGCGATTTGTTTTCTAATAAATTGCAACCTGAAGTGGCTAGTTATATGGTTCATCAAGTTACGGAGGATGAGGTGAAGAATGCTATGTTCTCGATTGGTATTGATAAGGTCCGGGTCCTGATGG CTACGCCAGCTTATGTCACAGATTATCGGCCGATTGCGTGTTGCAATGTGCTTTATAAATGTATTAGTAAGATTATTGCGGATCGAATCAAAGTGGCGTTAAATGGGATTGTGAGTGTTAATCAGTCTGCTTTTGTTCCAGGTAGGAAAATTTCTGACAACATCCTTCTTACTCAGGAATTAATGCACAACTATCATAGAAATTCGGGCCCTCCTAGGTGTGCATTCAAAGTTGACATCCAGAAAGCGTATGATACCGTGGACTGGAGTTTTCTTAAATCAACGTTACTTGGGTTTGGGTTCAATAGTCGGATGGTGGATTGGATTATGGTTTGTGTGGGTACTCCATCTTTCTCGGTTTGTGTTAATGGTAATGTTCATGGCTACTTTAGAGGCCAACGAGGGTTAAGGCAAGGGGATCCCATTTCTCCATACCTTTTCACTCTTGTTATGGAGATTTTGACGGCTATTCTGAAATGTGAGACTTCGATTGATTCTTCGTTCAGATTTCACAACAGATGTGAGCGTCAGCAGATTATAAATCTTTGCTTTGCGGATGACCTTTTCATGTTTGCTAGAGGTGATGTGAATTCGGCTAAGTGCATTATGTCTTCTCTTACCATATTCTCCAACATGTCAGGTTTAATCCCTAGTATTCCGAAGAGCACGGTTTTCTTTTGCAATGTTCCTAATAATGTTAAACAATCTATTCTTAATATTTTACCATTTGTGGAGAGATCGCTACCGGTTAGATACTTGGGGGTTCCACTAATTTCTTCAAGACTTCTCTATAAGGATTGTAATGTCCTTATTGAGAAATTGGATAGCC CTCGGGTAATTCGTGACCTGGAGGCTAGAATGAGGAATTATTTATGGTCTCAAGATGCTTCGTTTCGAAGAGGTAAGGCGAAAGTTTCATGGAAATCTGTTTGTCTTCCAAAATTTGAAGGGGGTTTGGAAATTAGGCGTATTGGTGATATAAACAAAGCTCTTATGGCAAATCACATTTAG